In Stenotrophomonas sp. ESTM1D_MKCIP4_1, a single genomic region encodes these proteins:
- a CDS encoding ATP-binding protein, whose protein sequence is MSPSASLIDRIESIPRRELYFFALYRVLIASVIAALLYSPLSVMVGEAHHPRLAYLVGASYLALSLLLLVVGRSERWLLPIVVTGVLLDIIAAILLAHALPGASAGISMSLLFNIAAAATLLPLSWGLLLALVASVATAAEYLWKVLEGGDPTRTLAELAMFATSYLALAFISYQVGSRARRNQQLANQRGDEVANLFQINELIIRRMRTGVIVVDGDNRITLANEAASLLLGDNDGVGETGQLDLASIAPELARRLSRWRNGWAQEELPLQLNPDQPEVQPRFARLLAGSELALVFLDDSSVVSRRAESLTLSAMGRFSASLAHEIRNPLAAINYAVQLLEEGTGFNESDRRLLQIIHQQCQRTNGIVESVLGLARRERANPENVDLAAFVRRFVLEYKQGQTLETDSIEPIINDTSVPALVDTRHLYQVLTVLVHNALKYGRIGEQPARVRLRVAQHERSAVIDVMDRGPGIPEAVAAQLFRPFFTTSEHGTGLGLYIARELCRANQARLDYIPVPAGGSCFRLVLPGPHALLPH, encoded by the coding sequence GTGTCACCCAGCGCTTCATTGATCGACCGCATCGAATCGATTCCACGGCGCGAGCTGTACTTCTTCGCGCTGTACCGCGTGCTGATCGCTTCGGTCATCGCCGCGCTGCTGTACAGCCCGCTGTCGGTGATGGTCGGTGAGGCACACCACCCGCGCCTGGCCTATCTGGTCGGGGCGTCCTATCTGGCACTCTCCTTGTTGCTGCTGGTGGTTGGCCGCAGCGAGCGCTGGCTGCTGCCCATCGTGGTGACCGGCGTGCTGCTGGACATCATTGCCGCCATCCTGCTGGCCCATGCCCTGCCCGGCGCCAGTGCCGGCATCTCGATGTCGCTGCTGTTCAACATCGCCGCTGCGGCCACCCTGCTGCCACTCAGCTGGGGCCTGCTGCTGGCCCTGGTGGCCAGCGTCGCCACCGCTGCCGAGTACCTCTGGAAGGTGCTGGAGGGCGGCGACCCCACCCGCACCTTGGCCGAACTGGCCATGTTCGCCACCAGCTACCTGGCCCTGGCCTTCATCAGCTACCAGGTCGGCAGCCGCGCGCGCCGCAACCAGCAGCTGGCCAACCAGCGCGGCGATGAAGTGGCCAACCTGTTCCAGATCAACGAACTGATCATCCGCCGCATGCGCACCGGGGTGATCGTCGTCGATGGCGACAACCGCATCACCCTGGCCAACGAAGCCGCCTCCCTGCTGCTGGGTGACAACGATGGCGTGGGCGAAACCGGGCAGCTGGATCTGGCCAGCATCGCCCCCGAACTGGCCCGGCGCCTGAGCCGCTGGCGCAACGGCTGGGCCCAGGAGGAACTGCCGCTGCAGCTCAACCCCGACCAGCCGGAAGTGCAGCCGCGCTTTGCCCGCCTGCTGGCCGGCAGCGAACTGGCCCTGGTTTTCCTGGACGATTCCAGCGTCGTCTCGCGCCGCGCCGAGTCGCTCACCCTCTCGGCCATGGGCCGCTTCTCGGCCAGCCTGGCGCATGAGATCCGCAACCCGCTGGCGGCCATCAACTACGCCGTGCAGCTGCTGGAAGAAGGCACCGGCTTCAACGAAAGCGATCGCCGCCTGCTGCAGATCATCCACCAGCAGTGCCAGCGCACGAACGGCATCGTTGAAAGCGTGCTGGGGCTGGCCCGGCGCGAGCGCGCCAATCCCGAAAACGTCGACCTGGCCGCCTTCGTGCGCCGCTTCGTGCTGGAGTACAAGCAGGGCCAGACGCTGGAAACAGACAGCATCGAACCGATCATCAACGACACCTCGGTACCGGCCCTGGTCGATACCCGCCACCTCTACCAGGTGCTTACCGTGCTGGTGCACAACGCGCTGAAGTACGGCCGCATCGGCGAACAGCCGGCGCGCGTGCGCCTGCGGGTGGCCCAGCACGAACGCAGCGCAGTGATCGATGTGATGGACCGTGGCCCCGGCATTCCCGAGGCGGTGGCCGCACAGCTGTTCCGCCCCTTCTTCACCACCTCCGAGCACGGCACCGGCCTGGGCCTGTACATCGCCCGCGAACTGTGCCGCGCCAACCAGGCCCGGCTGGATTACATCCCGGTCCCGGCCGGCGGCTCGTGCTTCCGCCTGGTCCTGCCCGGCCCTCACGCCCTGCTTCCGCATTGA
- a CDS encoding sigma-54 dependent transcriptional regulator, giving the protein MNETRSALVVDDERDIRELLVLTLGRMGLRISTAANLAEARELLASNPYDLCITDMRLPDGNGIELVSEIAQHYPRTPVAMITAFGSMDLAVEALKAGAFDFVSKPVDIGVLRGLVKHALELNNSERPVAAAATEQAGRLLGHSPAMDVLRATIGKVARSQAPVYILGESGVGKELVARTIHAQGARAAGPFIPVNCGAIPAELMESEFFGHRKGSFTGAHADKPGLFQAAHGGTLFLDEVAELPLQMQVKLLRAIQEKSVRALGAANEEPVDVRILSATHKDLAELVEDGRFRHDLYYRINVIELKVPPLRERRQDLPDLAGSILSRLARSHGRSTPLLAPSALDALAHYGFPGNVRELENILERALALAEEDRIGVDDLRLPQHAPRTAGGPAAPEAVVDLQPGSAALPSYIEQLERSAIQRALEENRWNKTRTAAQLGITFRALRYKLKKLGME; this is encoded by the coding sequence ATGAATGAAACCCGCAGCGCCCTCGTCGTCGACGACGAACGCGACATCCGCGAACTGCTGGTGCTGACCCTTGGCCGCATGGGCCTGCGCATCAGCACTGCCGCCAACCTCGCCGAAGCCCGCGAACTGCTGGCCAGCAACCCCTACGACCTGTGCATCACCGACATGCGGCTGCCCGACGGCAACGGCATCGAACTGGTCAGCGAGATTGCCCAGCATTACCCGCGCACGCCGGTGGCGATGATCACCGCGTTCGGCAGCATGGACCTGGCCGTGGAAGCACTGAAGGCCGGCGCCTTCGATTTCGTCAGCAAGCCGGTGGACATCGGCGTGCTGCGTGGGCTGGTCAAGCACGCCCTGGAACTCAACAACAGCGAACGGCCGGTCGCGGCGGCAGCCACCGAACAGGCTGGACGCCTGCTCGGCCATTCGCCGGCGATGGACGTGCTGCGCGCCACCATCGGCAAAGTCGCCCGCAGCCAGGCGCCGGTCTACATCCTGGGCGAATCCGGGGTGGGCAAGGAGCTGGTCGCGCGTACGATCCATGCGCAGGGTGCCCGTGCGGCGGGCCCGTTCATACCGGTCAACTGCGGCGCCATCCCGGCCGAGCTGATGGAAAGCGAGTTCTTCGGCCACCGCAAGGGCAGCTTCACTGGCGCCCATGCCGACAAGCCCGGCCTGTTCCAGGCCGCGCATGGTGGCACCCTGTTTCTGGATGAAGTGGCCGAGCTGCCCCTGCAGATGCAGGTCAAGCTGCTGCGCGCCATCCAGGAAAAGTCGGTGCGCGCCCTGGGCGCGGCCAACGAGGAACCGGTAGATGTGCGCATTCTTTCGGCCACCCACAAGGATCTGGCCGAACTTGTGGAGGATGGGCGCTTCCGCCACGATCTCTACTACCGTATCAACGTCATCGAACTGAAGGTGCCGCCGCTGCGCGAGCGCCGCCAGGACCTGCCGGACCTGGCCGGTTCCATCCTCTCGCGGCTGGCGCGCAGCCATGGCCGCAGCACCCCGCTGCTGGCGCCCTCGGCGCTGGACGCGCTCGCCCATTACGGCTTCCCGGGCAACGTGCGCGAACTGGAGAACATCCTCGAGCGCGCCCTGGCCCTGGCCGAGGAAGACCGCATCGGCGTCGACGACCTGCGCCTGCCGCAGCACGCCCCGCGTACGGCCGGAGGCCCTGCCGCCCCTGAAGCGGTGGTGGACCTGCAGCCGGGCAGCGCCGCCCTGCCCTCCTACATCGAGCAGCTCGAGCGCAGTGCGATCCAGCGTGCGCTGGAAGAGAACCGCTGGAACAAGACCCGCACCGCCGCGCAGCTGGGCATCACCTTCCGGGCGCTGCGCTACAAGCTGAAGAAGCTGGGAATGGAATGA
- the pilB gene encoding type IV-A pilus assembly ATPase PilB, producing the protein MNAVTTANLVGITGLARRLVQDGALDEAAARDAMAKAAAAKQPLPTWFAQNKLVSPAQLAAANSVEFGMPLFDVSTFDSSQNAMTLVSEELLRKHNVLPLFKRGGRLFVGTSNPTHSLDEIKFHTNLVVEPILVDEDQIRRTLEQWHASHDTLGDSLGGDDEAMANLDISGGDEDMGSTDSGVDAKGDDTPVVKFVNKVLVDAIRKGASDIHFEPYEDDYRVRLRIDGLLKMVARAPVKLNQRIAARLKVMAQLDIAEKRVPQDGRIKLNLSKTKQIDFRVSTLPTLFGEKVVLRILDGSAAKLGIDKLGYEPDQQKLFLEAIHKPYGMVLVTGPTGSGKTVSLYTALGILNDETRNISTAEDPVEIRLPGVNQVQQNNKRGMTFAAALRSFLRQDPDIIMVGEIRDLETAEIAIKAAQTGHMVLSTLHTNDAPQTIARLMNMGIAPYNITSSVTLVIAQRLARRLCNNCKRLANLPAHALLAEGFTQEQLDAGIELYEAVGCDECTEGYKGRTGIYQVMPMTDEISTIILAGGNALQIAEAAQAIKVNDLRQSALKKAAAGVTSLAEINRVTKD; encoded by the coding sequence ATGAACGCCGTAACCACCGCCAATCTCGTCGGCATCACCGGCCTGGCCCGCCGCCTGGTCCAGGATGGCGCGCTGGATGAGGCTGCCGCCCGGGATGCCATGGCCAAGGCCGCTGCCGCCAAGCAGCCGCTGCCCACCTGGTTCGCCCAGAACAAGCTGGTCAGTCCCGCGCAGCTGGCGGCGGCCAATTCCGTCGAGTTCGGCATGCCGCTGTTTGACGTGTCCACGTTCGACAGCAGCCAGAACGCGATGACGCTGGTCAGCGAGGAGCTGCTGCGCAAGCACAACGTGCTGCCGCTGTTCAAACGCGGTGGCCGGTTGTTCGTGGGCACCAGCAATCCGACCCATTCGCTGGATGAGATCAAGTTCCACACCAACCTGGTGGTGGAGCCGATCCTGGTGGACGAAGACCAGATCCGGCGCACGCTGGAGCAGTGGCACGCCAGCCATGACACGCTGGGTGATTCGCTGGGCGGTGATGACGAGGCGATGGCCAACCTCGACATCTCCGGCGGCGACGAGGACATGGGGTCGACCGACAGTGGTGTTGACGCCAAGGGCGACGACACCCCGGTGGTGAAGTTCGTCAACAAGGTGCTGGTCGATGCGATCCGCAAGGGCGCGTCGGACATCCACTTCGAGCCCTACGAAGATGATTACCGCGTGCGCCTGCGCATCGACGGCCTGTTGAAGATGGTCGCGCGCGCGCCGGTGAAGTTGAACCAGCGTATCGCCGCGCGCCTGAAGGTGATGGCGCAGCTGGACATCGCCGAAAAGCGCGTGCCGCAGGACGGACGCATCAAGCTGAACCTGTCCAAGACCAAACAGATCGACTTCCGCGTCAGCACGCTGCCGACGCTGTTCGGCGAGAAGGTGGTGCTGCGTATCCTCGATGGCAGCGCAGCCAAGCTGGGCATCGACAAGCTGGGCTACGAGCCGGACCAGCAGAAGCTGTTCCTGGAGGCGATCCACAAGCCTTACGGCATGGTGCTGGTGACCGGCCCGACCGGTTCGGGCAAGACGGTGTCGCTGTATACCGCGCTGGGCATCCTCAACGACGAAACCCGCAACATCTCCACCGCCGAAGACCCGGTGGAAATCCGCCTGCCCGGCGTCAACCAGGTGCAGCAGAACAACAAGCGCGGCATGACCTTCGCCGCCGCACTGCGCTCGTTCCTGCGACAGGATCCGGACATCATCATGGTCGGCGAAATCCGCGACCTGGAAACGGCCGAGATTGCGATCAAGGCGGCGCAGACCGGCCACATGGTGCTGTCCACGCTGCATACCAATGATGCGCCGCAGACCATCGCGCGCCTGATGAACATGGGTATCGCGCCGTACAACATCACCAGCTCGGTGACGCTGGTGATCGCCCAGCGCCTGGCGCGCCGGCTGTGCAACAACTGCAAGCGTCTGGCCAACCTGCCCGCGCATGCGCTGCTGGCCGAAGGCTTCACCCAGGAACAGCTGGATGCGGGTATCGAGCTGTACGAGGCGGTGGGCTGCGATGAATGCACCGAGGGCTACAAGGGCCGTACCGGTATCTACCAGGTGATGCCGATGACCGACGAGATCTCGACGATCATCCTGGCCGGCGGCAATGCGCTGCAGATTGCCGAGGCAGCGCAGGCGATCAAGGTGAATGACCTGCGCCAGTCGGCGCTGAAGAAGGCTGCGGCGGGCGTGACCAGCCTGGCCGAGATCAACCGCGTCACCAAGGATTGA
- the galE gene encoding UDP-glucose 4-epimerase GalE: MWNVLVCGGAGYIGSHMSQWLAERGHAVTVLDNLSTGHREAVKWGELIQADLLDPASLARAFEGRRYDVVMHFAATSLVAASVADPLATYQNNVTGTLNLLREMQRRQVGRMVFSSTAAVFGQPSSALIDELQPMHPMSPYGASKLMVERMLADAWAAYGLSSVVLRYFNAAGALAEHGIGEAHACETHLIPNVLRAASGHAPPLKVFGNDYATADGTCIRDYVHVQDLACAHGLAMELLERAPGAHDFNLGSEHGDSVLEVIAAAAAVVGRPVPYEVVGRRPGDPPRLVASSAKAKQVLDWERRWSCLGGIVESAWRWHRDQPF; encoded by the coding sequence ATGTGGAATGTCCTGGTCTGTGGCGGCGCCGGATACATCGGCAGCCACATGTCGCAGTGGCTGGCCGAGCGCGGCCATGCGGTGACGGTGCTGGACAATCTGTCCACGGGGCACCGCGAAGCGGTGAAATGGGGAGAGCTGATCCAGGCCGACCTGCTGGACCCGGCGTCGCTGGCGCGGGCTTTCGAGGGGCGCCGCTATGACGTGGTCATGCACTTTGCCGCAACCTCGCTTGTGGCGGCGTCGGTGGCCGATCCCTTGGCGACCTACCAGAACAACGTCACCGGCACGCTGAACCTTCTTCGGGAAATGCAGCGGCGGCAGGTGGGACGGATGGTGTTCTCGTCCACGGCGGCCGTGTTCGGGCAGCCTTCATCGGCGCTGATCGACGAACTGCAGCCGATGCATCCAATGAGTCCCTACGGTGCAAGCAAGCTTATGGTGGAGCGCATGCTGGCGGACGCCTGGGCAGCCTATGGTCTGTCCTCGGTGGTGCTGCGCTATTTCAATGCTGCCGGGGCATTGGCCGAGCATGGAATAGGGGAGGCACATGCGTGCGAGACCCACCTGATTCCGAATGTACTCAGGGCGGCGAGTGGCCATGCGCCGCCGCTGAAGGTGTTCGGAAATGATTACGCGACTGCCGATGGCACCTGCATCCGCGATTACGTGCATGTCCAGGATCTGGCGTGCGCGCACGGGCTGGCGATGGAGCTGCTGGAGCGCGCTCCCGGTGCCCACGATTTCAACCTGGGCAGCGAGCACGGCGACTCGGTCCTGGAGGTGATCGCGGCAGCGGCTGCGGTGGTGGGGCGACCCGTGCCCTACGAGGTGGTAGGGCGCCGGCCCGGCGACCCTCCGCGGCTGGTGGCGTCGAGCGCCAAGGCGAAGCAGGTGCTGGACTGGGAGCGCCGCTGGAGTTGCCTGGGGGGCATCGTGGAAAGCGCGTGGCGCTGGCATCGCGACCAGCCGTTCTAG
- a CDS encoding NAD(P)/FAD-dependent oxidoreductase codes for MSKHVVIIGAGPAGLTAALELVGQPGVTVTVLEADDCVGGISRTVNHNGNRIDIGGHRFFSKSDWVMQWWANLMPIEHSGDVPLNLRYQGRAREGLPVGAAVSEGGEPTAMLVRNRLSRIYFNRRFFSYPLKLNADSFRNLGIGKSALFGFSYVRAQVSKIEPETSLEDFLINRFGQRLYRQFFKEYTEKVWGVPCNQISAEWGAQRIKSLSITKAVFHAMRGMLGLNGKVAQTSLIENFLYPKHGPGEMWETAAQLFQARGGTLLMKHKAVGLAMEDGQVRSVTVQGPSGEAFKLDCTHAVSTMPVRDLVAASRQSWGEDIAAIADNLQYRDFITVGLLYRANELPRALGDNWIYIQEPGVNVGRVQVFNNWSPYMVKDASMVWMGLEFFCRETDDLWKMPDAELQQLAQREMLQIGLVSAATAQDAVVIRVPKAYPGYFGEAYARFDELRSALDAVPNLFLVGRNGMHRYNNQDHSMLTAKEAADQILSGVVDKSRLWSINVDDEYHEEAKA; via the coding sequence ATGAGCAAGCATGTAGTAATCATCGGTGCAGGTCCTGCAGGGTTGACGGCGGCGCTGGAACTGGTCGGTCAGCCTGGCGTGACGGTGACGGTGCTCGAGGCGGACGACTGTGTGGGGGGCATTTCGCGCACGGTCAATCACAATGGAAACCGTATCGACATCGGTGGCCACCGGTTCTTCTCGAAGTCGGACTGGGTGATGCAATGGTGGGCAAACCTGATGCCCATCGAGCACAGCGGCGATGTGCCGTTGAACCTGCGTTACCAGGGGCGGGCGCGGGAAGGGCTGCCTGTTGGCGCCGCCGTGTCTGAAGGTGGTGAGCCGACGGCCATGCTCGTGCGCAACCGCTTGTCACGGATCTACTTCAATCGGCGTTTCTTCTCTTATCCGCTGAAGTTGAATGCCGACAGCTTCCGCAACCTGGGAATCGGCAAGTCCGCCCTGTTTGGTTTCAGCTATGTGCGTGCGCAGGTCAGCAAGATCGAGCCGGAAACGAGTCTGGAAGACTTTCTGATCAACCGCTTCGGCCAGCGCCTGTATCGCCAGTTCTTCAAGGAATACACCGAAAAGGTGTGGGGCGTGCCCTGCAACCAGATCAGTGCCGAATGGGGCGCGCAGCGCATCAAGAGCCTGTCCATCACCAAGGCAGTGTTCCACGCCATGCGCGGCATGCTGGGCCTGAATGGCAAGGTGGCGCAGACATCGCTGATCGAGAACTTCCTGTATCCGAAGCATGGCCCCGGTGAAATGTGGGAGACCGCCGCCCAGTTGTTCCAGGCGCGTGGCGGCACCCTGCTGATGAAGCACAAGGCAGTTGGCTTGGCGATGGAAGACGGCCAGGTGCGCAGCGTGACGGTGCAGGGGCCTTCCGGAGAGGCGTTCAAACTGGACTGCACGCACGCAGTGTCCACGATGCCCGTGCGCGATCTGGTGGCGGCGTCGCGGCAGAGCTGGGGCGAAGACATTGCTGCCATTGCCGATAATCTGCAGTACCGCGACTTCATCACGGTAGGGTTGCTGTACCGTGCCAACGAATTGCCGCGGGCGCTCGGCGACAACTGGATCTACATCCAGGAGCCGGGAGTGAACGTGGGCCGCGTACAGGTCTTCAACAACTGGAGCCCGTACATGGTGAAGGACGCATCCATGGTCTGGATGGGTCTGGAATTTTTCTGCCGGGAAACCGACGACCTGTGGAAGATGCCCGATGCTGAACTCCAGCAGCTGGCGCAGCGCGAGATGCTGCAGATCGGGCTGGTTTCCGCCGCGACGGCTCAGGATGCCGTGGTCATCCGGGTGCCTAAGGCCTATCCGGGCTATTTCGGGGAGGCGTACGCACGCTTCGACGAACTGCGCTCGGCGCTGGATGCCGTGCCGAATCTGTTCCTGGTGGGACGCAATGGCATGCACCGCTACAACAACCAGGATCATTCGATGCTGACCGCCAAGGAAGCCGCCGACCAGATCCTGAGCGGCGTGGTGGACAAGAGCCGTTTGTGGTCCATCAACGTGGATGACGAGTACCACGAAGAAGCCAAGGCGTAA
- a CDS encoding GtrA family protein: MKSVLRAARLKLPRGVVGEGVAYLCASVLALVVDFSVFLLLSSFGLHWASSAAGGFISGSVVAYLVSIKYVFSQRSMESRCAELLAFVSIGGVGLLVVQGVMLVSVNGLGVSALVARLIAVLFSFFSNFALRKLIVFRARERDRSQGLGEGEGEVA; the protein is encoded by the coding sequence ATGAAGAGTGTATTGCGAGCAGCGCGGCTTAAGTTGCCTCGTGGAGTGGTCGGGGAGGGGGTTGCTTATTTGTGCGCGTCAGTTTTGGCGCTGGTTGTGGATTTTTCCGTATTTTTGCTGCTTTCAAGTTTCGGTCTTCATTGGGCTTCGTCCGCAGCAGGAGGCTTCATTTCGGGGTCGGTGGTCGCATACCTTGTTAGCATCAAGTACGTCTTTTCGCAGCGTTCGATGGAGTCGCGGTGCGCTGAATTGCTGGCCTTCGTATCAATCGGAGGCGTGGGACTGCTAGTCGTTCAGGGTGTGATGCTGGTAAGTGTCAATGGGTTGGGCGTTTCGGCGCTTGTGGCCCGATTGATTGCGGTTTTGTTTTCTTTCTTTTCAAATTTTGCACTGAGAAAGTTGATCGTTTTTCGCGCGCGTGAGCGTGATCGTAGTCAGGGCCTTGGGGAAGGTGAAGGGGAAGTGGCATGA
- a CDS encoding pilin produces the protein MKNQKGFTLIELMIVIAIIAILAAIALPAYSDYTKKAKVAEVILAASSARTAVSEYAAGNGSLPPTDWKTEVQSSKFVSGVEWKSNTIVATSTVPGATGTITLIPTLQSNGQVTWVCGKTGDVDAKYRPGTCQG, from the coding sequence ATGAAGAACCAGAAGGGCTTCACCCTTATCGAACTGATGATCGTCATTGCGATCATCGCAATCCTGGCTGCGATTGCGCTGCCGGCATACAGCGATTACACCAAGAAGGCCAAGGTTGCAGAAGTGATCCTGGCTGCTTCTTCTGCGCGCACCGCAGTGTCGGAGTACGCCGCTGGTAATGGTTCGCTGCCGCCGACCGATTGGAAGACTGAGGTCCAGTCTTCTAAGTTCGTCAGTGGCGTCGAGTGGAAGAGCAACACCATCGTCGCAACCTCCACTGTGCCGGGTGCCACTGGCACGATCACGCTGATCCCGACTCTGCAGTCGAATGGTCAGGTGACCTGGGTCTGCGGTAAGACGGGCGACGTTGACGCGAAGTACCGTCCGGGCACCTGCCAGGGTTAA
- a CDS encoding type II secretion system F family protein has product MSVSRSAIKKEPVARSTMELQPFVWEGTDKRGVKMKGEQLAKNANLLRAELRRQGINPGQVKMKAKPLFGASGKPVNAKDIAFFSRQMATMMKSGVPIVSALEIIGSGHKNPRMKKMVDSIRTDIEGGSSLNEAISKHPVQFDELYRNLVRAGESAGVLETVLDTIASYKENIEALKGKIKKAMFYPAMVMAVALLVSSILLIWVVPQFEEVFQSFGADLPAFTQLVVNMSRFMVSWWLPLFILLIAIVVGTIMAYKRSQKMQHTLDRLILKVPVIGQVMHNSAIARFARTTAVTFKAGVPLVEGLGIVAGATGNRVYTDAVLRMRDDVSVGYPVNMAMKQANLFPHMVIQMTGIGEEAGALDAMLFKVAEYYEQEVNNAVDALSSLLEPMIMVFIGTIVGGLVIAMYLPIFKLGAVVG; this is encoded by the coding sequence ATGTCTGTCAGTCGCAGTGCGATCAAGAAGGAACCCGTGGCGCGTAGCACCATGGAGCTGCAGCCGTTTGTCTGGGAGGGGACCGACAAGCGGGGCGTGAAAATGAAAGGCGAACAACTCGCCAAGAACGCGAACTTGCTGCGGGCGGAGCTCCGACGTCAAGGTATCAATCCGGGACAGGTCAAGATGAAGGCCAAGCCCCTGTTTGGCGCTTCAGGCAAACCTGTCAATGCAAAGGACATCGCCTTTTTCAGCCGACAGATGGCGACGATGATGAAGTCTGGTGTGCCGATCGTCTCGGCTCTGGAAATCATCGGCAGCGGACACAAGAATCCGCGAATGAAGAAGATGGTCGATAGCATCCGAACCGACATTGAGGGAGGCTCATCCCTGAATGAAGCAATCAGCAAGCACCCAGTACAGTTCGATGAGCTGTACCGAAACTTGGTTCGCGCTGGTGAAAGCGCCGGCGTCCTCGAGACTGTGCTTGACACCATTGCTTCGTACAAAGAAAACATCGAGGCCCTCAAAGGAAAGATCAAGAAGGCAATGTTCTATCCCGCCATGGTAATGGCGGTAGCGCTCTTGGTTAGCTCCATTCTACTGATATGGGTAGTACCTCAGTTCGAGGAGGTTTTCCAGAGCTTCGGTGCCGATCTGCCAGCCTTCACCCAACTGGTAGTCAACATGTCACGCTTCATGGTCAGCTGGTGGCTTCCACTATTCATTCTTCTGATAGCCATTGTTGTTGGCACGATCATGGCCTACAAGCGCTCTCAAAAAATGCAACACACGCTTGATCGGCTTATTCTCAAAGTGCCCGTGATAGGGCAAGTCATGCATAACAGCGCCATTGCGCGCTTTGCCCGCACAACTGCCGTGACGTTCAAGGCTGGCGTCCCTCTCGTTGAGGGCCTAGGAATCGTGGCAGGTGCTACGGGAAATCGCGTGTATACCGACGCCGTACTGCGCATGCGCGATGACGTGTCGGTCGGCTACCCGGTCAACATGGCCATGAAGCAGGCCAACCTCTTCCCGCACATGGTCATCCAGATGACCGGTATCGGCGAAGAGGCCGGCGCCCTGGATGCCATGCTGTTCAAAGTGGCCGAGTACTACGAGCAGGAAGTCAACAACGCGGTGGATGCCCTGAGCAGCCTGCTGGAACCGATGATCATGGTGTTCATTGGTACCATTGTCGGCGGCCTGGTCATCGCGATGTACCTGCCCATCTTCAAACTCGGCGCCGTCGTCGGCTAA
- a CDS encoding A24 family peptidase → MAFLDQHPGLGYPAAAALGLLIGSFLNVVILRLPRRMMWEWKREAREVLEQPDIYDPPPPGIVVEPSHCPHCKHKLSWYENIPLFSWIIQGGKCRHCKAPISIQYPLVEALTAVMVLACVWQFGFGWQGFGAIVLTCFLIALSGIDLRTQYLPDQITLPLMWLGLVGSMDNLYMPAKPALIGAAAGFLVLWLVARAYKIATNRDGMGGGDAKLLAALGAWCGLKGILPIILLSSVLGAIIGSIWLYARGRDKATPIPFGPYLALAGWVYFMWGEPLVNQYLVMSGLR, encoded by the coding sequence ATGGCATTTCTCGACCAGCATCCCGGCCTCGGCTACCCCGCCGCGGCCGCCCTGGGGCTGCTAATCGGCAGTTTCCTGAACGTGGTCATCCTGCGCCTGCCCCGGCGCATGATGTGGGAGTGGAAGCGCGAGGCGCGTGAGGTCCTGGAGCAGCCGGACATCTACGACCCGCCTCCACCCGGCATCGTGGTCGAGCCCTCGCACTGCCCGCATTGCAAGCACAAGCTGTCCTGGTACGAGAACATCCCGCTGTTCAGCTGGATCATCCAGGGCGGCAAATGCCGCCACTGCAAGGCGCCCATCTCCATCCAGTACCCGCTGGTGGAGGCGCTGACCGCGGTGATGGTGCTGGCCTGCGTCTGGCAGTTCGGCTTCGGCTGGCAGGGCTTCGGGGCCATCGTGCTGACCTGCTTCCTGATCGCCCTTTCCGGCATCGACCTGCGTACGCAGTACCTGCCGGACCAGATCACCCTGCCACTGATGTGGCTGGGCCTGGTGGGCAGCATGGACAACCTGTACATGCCCGCCAAACCGGCGCTGATCGGCGCAGCCGCAGGCTTCCTCGTGCTGTGGCTGGTGGCCAGGGCCTACAAGATCGCAACCAACCGCGATGGCATGGGCGGCGGCGATGCCAAGCTGCTGGCTGCGCTGGGCGCCTGGTGCGGGCTGAAGGGCATCCTCCCCATCATCCTGCTGTCGTCGGTACTGGGGGCCATCATCGGCTCGATCTGGCTGTACGCCCGCGGCCGCGACAAAGCCACGCCGATCCCCTTCGGACCCTATCTGGCGCTGGCCGGCTGGGTGTACTTCATGTGGGGCGAGCCGCTGGTGAACCAGTATCTGGTAATGAGCGGGCTGCGCTGA